In one window of Rhodopseudomonas palustris HaA2 DNA:
- a CDS encoding Do family serine endopeptidase, whose translation MRPRRFALLASAAALSAALVTGGYMTHEFPSFASPALAAEAAAPTGMPSGFGDLVSKVKPAVISVRVKIDEDSRTTPLIRNDDSDDNANPGMGDDQLRPFLKQFGFRGEGAMPKRHEMITGEGSGFFISPDGYAVTNYHVVDHAKSVQVTTDDGAVHTAKVVGTDKKTDLALIKVDGKSDFTYVKFADQPARVGDWVVAVGNPFGLGGTVTAGIVSARGRDIGSGPYDDYVQIDAPINKGNSGGPAFDTSGNVIGVNTAIYSPSGGSVGIGFDIPAATAKLVIAQLKDKGVVTRGWLGVQVQPVTAEIADSMGLKQARGALVDSPQDGSPAAKAGIAAGDVITAVNGAEIKDSRALARTISMMAPGSAVKLDVLHKGDSKTVTLSLAEMPNESAKVADSGDAGRESGRPYLGLRVAPASEVGDSGQKGVVVTGVDPEGPAADRGLRSGDVILDVGGKPVANSGDVRDALKQASEHGKKTVLMRVKTADSAARFVAVPIAKG comes from the coding sequence ATGAGGCCGCGGCGCTTTGCTCTGCTGGCGTCCGCCGCAGCGCTGAGCGCCGCGCTGGTCACCGGCGGATATATGACGCACGAGTTTCCGTCGTTCGCGTCGCCCGCGCTCGCGGCCGAAGCGGCTGCGCCGACCGGCATGCCTTCCGGCTTCGGCGATCTCGTCAGCAAGGTGAAGCCGGCGGTGATCTCGGTGCGCGTCAAGATCGACGAGGACAGCCGCACCACGCCGCTGATCCGCAACGACGACAGCGACGACAATGCCAATCCGGGGATGGGCGACGATCAGTTGCGTCCGTTCCTCAAGCAGTTCGGCTTCCGCGGCGAAGGCGCCATGCCGAAGCGGCACGAGATGATCACCGGCGAGGGCTCCGGCTTCTTCATCTCGCCGGACGGCTACGCGGTCACCAACTATCACGTCGTCGATCACGCCAAGTCGGTGCAGGTCACGACCGATGACGGCGCCGTCCACACCGCCAAGGTCGTCGGCACCGACAAGAAGACCGATCTGGCGCTGATCAAGGTCGACGGCAAGAGCGACTTCACTTACGTGAAATTCGCCGATCAGCCGGCGCGGGTCGGCGACTGGGTGGTGGCGGTCGGCAATCCGTTCGGCCTCGGCGGCACCGTCACGGCCGGCATCGTCTCGGCGCGCGGCCGCGACATCGGCTCCGGTCCCTATGACGACTACGTCCAGATCGACGCGCCGATCAACAAGGGCAATTCCGGCGGCCCGGCGTTCGACACCAGCGGCAACGTCATCGGCGTCAACACCGCGATCTATTCGCCCTCCGGCGGCTCGGTCGGCATCGGCTTCGACATTCCGGCGGCGACCGCCAAGCTCGTCATCGCGCAGTTGAAGGACAAGGGCGTGGTGACGCGCGGTTGGCTCGGCGTGCAGGTGCAGCCGGTGACCGCCGAGATCGCCGACAGCATGGGGCTGAAGCAGGCCCGCGGCGCGCTGGTCGACAGCCCGCAGGACGGCAGCCCGGCCGCCAAGGCGGGGATCGCCGCCGGCGACGTCATCACCGCGGTCAATGGCGCGGAGATCAAGGACTCGCGCGCGCTGGCGCGGACCATCAGCATGATGGCGCCGGGCAGCGCGGTGAAGCTCGACGTGCTGCACAAGGGTGACAGCAAGACTGTGACGCTCAGCCTGGCGGAGATGCCGAACGAGAGCGCGAAAGTCGCCGACAGCGGCGATGCCGGGCGCGAGTCCGGCCGGCCCTATCTCGGCCTGCGCGTCGCGCCGGCCAGCGAGGTTGGCGACTCCGGCCAGAAGGGCGTCGTCGTCACCGGCGTCGACCCCGAAGGCCCGGCGGCCGATCGCGGGCTGCGCAGCGGCGACGTCATCCTCGACGTCGGCGGCAAGCCGGTCGCCAATTCCGGCGACGTCCGCGACGCGCTGAAGCAGGCCAGCGAGCACGGCAAGAAGACCGTGCTGATGCGGGTCAAGACCGCGGATTCCGCCGCGCGCTTCGTCGCGGTGCCGATCGCCAAAGGCTGA
- a CDS encoding BA14K family protein: MKMTHMLPAMALIAGSLAVATVPAAAAPLMAGVQPTVAAPNVEQVQYRGHRGGWHGGPRYGHRGYGYGHRGYGHRGYGYGAGAALGGLAAGAIIGGAIANSQAQAAQGDAVAYCSQRFKSYDPASGTYLGYDGNRHSCP; encoded by the coding sequence ATGAAGATGACTCACATGCTGCCGGCCATGGCGCTGATCGCTGGATCGCTGGCGGTCGCCACGGTTCCGGCTGCGGCCGCGCCGCTGATGGCCGGTGTCCAGCCCACCGTGGCGGCGCCGAATGTCGAGCAGGTGCAGTACCGCGGTCATCGCGGCGGCTGGCACGGCGGCCCGCGCTATGGCCACCGCGGCTATGGCTATGGTCATCGCGGCTACGGTCACCGCGGTTATGGTTACGGGGCCGGCGCGGCGCTCGGCGGCCTCGCCGCCGGCGCGATCATCGGCGGCGCGATCGCCAACAGCCAGGCGCAGGCGGCGCAGGGCGACGCGGTGGCGTATTGCTCGCAGCGCTTCAAGTCCTACGACCCGGCGTCGGGCACCTATCTGGGCTACGACGGCAACCGGCATTCCTGCCCGTAA
- a CDS encoding cysteine hydrolase family protein: MAATTFSASGTIDAEPAPIALDWVATALLIIDMQRDFLEPGGFGETLGNDVSRLGRAVGPIAAVLAAARAMGLLVVHTREGHLPDLTDAPPAKLARGAPSLRIGDPGPMGRILIRGEPGHDIIPELYPRDDEIVIDKPGKGAFFATELDDVLQKYGIENLLVCGVTTEVCVNTTVREANDRGYRCVVIGDGCASYFPDFHDAGLAMIKAQGGIFGWVADSAAVLAAMAPIVDD; the protein is encoded by the coding sequence ATGGCCGCCACGACTTTCTCAGCCTCGGGCACGATCGACGCCGAGCCGGCGCCGATCGCGCTCGACTGGGTCGCGACCGCGCTCTTGATCATCGACATGCAGCGCGACTTCCTGGAGCCGGGCGGCTTCGGCGAAACGCTGGGCAACGACGTCTCGCGGCTCGGCCGCGCGGTCGGGCCGATCGCCGCGGTGCTGGCCGCGGCGCGGGCGATGGGTCTGCTGGTGGTGCACACCCGCGAGGGCCATCTGCCGGATCTGACCGATGCGCCACCGGCCAAACTCGCACGCGGCGCGCCGTCGCTGCGGATCGGCGATCCCGGGCCGATGGGCCGCATCCTGATCCGCGGCGAGCCGGGGCACGACATCATCCCGGAGTTGTATCCGCGCGACGATGAAATCGTCATCGACAAGCCCGGCAAGGGCGCGTTCTTCGCCACCGAACTCGACGACGTGCTGCAGAAATACGGCATCGAGAATCTGCTGGTCTGTGGCGTCACCACCGAAGTCTGCGTCAACACCACGGTGCGCGAGGCCAATGATCGCGGCTATCGCTGCGTGGTGATCGGCGACGGCTGCGCGTCGTATTTTCCGGACTTCCATGATGCCGGGCTCGCGATGATCAAGGCGCAGGGCGGCATCTTCGGCTGGGTTGCGGACTCCGCCGCGGTACTCGCCGCGATGGCGCCGATCGTGGACGATTGA
- a CDS encoding alpha,alpha-trehalose-phosphate synthase (UDP-forming) has protein sequence MPRYMAALKYLGLGLLVILLLGLAIAPFSKRVVEQWSRSDVEGRSRLVYNAIQGQIVGAMADDNVVQLSVSFEAVALDQRILAVGLCSSQGQLIAPTRLMPATFSCEKVARSEGESFSTIVIDGRRVMVGAFPIVDRARKSYLVILHDLSFVDVRSSEAQGFMIAALVGVALMIAGTAAIIVVMVLRGWMAALRRAVDDVRSGAAPPLRQRDPSAIDLQIKKLLSEVETGRHSISSAQIDWSPATLQQLLHSTLPDAEVLIVSNREPYIHNRDGDRTEVQIPASGLVSALEPVMRACGGTWIAHGSGNADRDTVDSHDRIEVPPDHPSYRLRRIWITDEEQDGFYYGFANEGMWPLCHIAFVRPTFRESDWKAYQRINERFAAAVVEEAKTDNPIVLVQDYHFALAPRMIRDRLPKATIITFWHIPWPNAETFSICPWKEQIIDGLLGSTILGFHTQFHCNNFFETVDRFVESRIDREHATVTLSGHETMVRAYPISIEWPPAALDGQPPVETCRREVREALGLAADVRIAVGIERFDYTKGILDRMKAVDDLLTRQPQWKRQLVFVQVAAPTRSKLSSYSTLQDDAVALADDINRRHGSDGYKPIVLLIRHHSAREVFKLFRAADVCIVSSLHDGMNLVAKEFAAARDDERGVLVLSSFTGASRELSEALIVNPYHVHETATALDTALRMPEHEQQERMRAMRQQIREWNVYRWAGRMLIDAATSRRRQRILDLAEG, from the coding sequence ATGCCGCGCTACATGGCAGCTCTGAAATATCTCGGCCTCGGCCTGCTGGTGATTCTGCTGCTCGGATTGGCGATCGCGCCGTTTTCCAAACGCGTCGTCGAGCAATGGTCGCGCAGCGACGTCGAGGGCCGCTCGCGGCTGGTCTACAACGCGATCCAGGGTCAGATCGTCGGCGCGATGGCCGACGACAACGTCGTGCAGCTCTCGGTGAGTTTCGAGGCGGTCGCGCTCGATCAGCGCATTCTCGCGGTCGGCCTGTGCAGCAGTCAGGGCCAGCTGATCGCGCCGACCCGGTTGATGCCGGCGACGTTTTCCTGCGAGAAGGTGGCCCGCTCCGAGGGCGAGAGTTTCTCGACCATCGTGATCGATGGCCGCCGGGTGATGGTCGGCGCGTTCCCGATCGTCGATCGCGCGCGCAAATCCTATCTGGTCATCCTGCACGATCTCAGCTTCGTCGACGTCCGCTCCAGCGAGGCACAGGGCTTCATGATCGCGGCGCTGGTCGGCGTGGCGCTGATGATCGCCGGCACCGCGGCGATCATCGTCGTGATGGTGCTGCGCGGCTGGATGGCGGCGCTGCGGCGGGCGGTCGACGACGTGCGTTCCGGCGCGGCGCCGCCATTGCGGCAACGCGACCCGTCGGCGATCGACCTGCAGATCAAGAAACTGCTGAGCGAAGTCGAAACCGGCCGCCATTCGATCAGTTCGGCGCAGATCGACTGGTCGCCGGCGACGCTGCAGCAATTGCTGCATTCGACCCTGCCGGACGCCGAAGTGCTGATCGTCTCCAACCGCGAGCCCTACATCCACAATCGCGACGGCGACCGCACCGAGGTGCAGATCCCGGCGAGCGGCCTGGTGTCGGCGCTGGAACCTGTGATGCGCGCCTGCGGCGGCACCTGGATCGCGCACGGCAGCGGCAATGCCGACCGCGACACGGTGGATTCCCACGACCGCATCGAGGTGCCGCCGGATCATCCGTCCTACAGGCTGCGCCGGATCTGGATCACCGACGAGGAACAGGACGGCTTCTATTACGGCTTCGCCAATGAGGGCATGTGGCCGCTGTGCCATATCGCCTTCGTACGGCCGACGTTCCGGGAATCCGACTGGAAGGCCTATCAGCGGATCAACGAGCGCTTCGCCGCCGCCGTCGTCGAGGAGGCGAAGACCGACAACCCGATCGTGCTGGTGCAGGACTATCACTTCGCGCTGGCGCCGCGGATGATCCGCGATCGTCTACCGAAGGCGACCATCATCACCTTCTGGCACATCCCGTGGCCGAACGCCGAGACCTTCAGCATCTGTCCGTGGAAGGAGCAGATCATCGACGGCCTGCTCGGCTCCACCATCCTCGGCTTCCACACCCAGTTCCACTGCAACAATTTCTTCGAGACCGTCGATCGCTTCGTCGAGAGCCGGATCGACCGCGAGCACGCCACCGTGACGCTGTCGGGCCACGAAACCATGGTGCGGGCCTATCCGATCTCGATCGAATGGCCGCCGGCGGCGCTGGACGGCCAGCCGCCGGTCGAAACCTGCCGCCGCGAGGTGCGCGAGGCGCTCGGGCTCGCCGCCGACGTCAGGATCGCGGTCGGCATCGAGCGCTTCGACTACACCAAGGGGATTCTCGACCGCATGAAGGCGGTCGACGATCTGCTGACGCGGCAGCCGCAATGGAAACGCCAGCTGGTGTTCGTCCAGGTCGCGGCGCCGACGCGCAGCAAATTGTCGAGCTACAGCACGCTGCAGGACGACGCGGTGGCGCTCGCCGACGACATCAACCGGCGGCACGGATCGGACGGCTACAAGCCGATCGTGCTGCTGATCCGGCATCACAGCGCGCGCGAGGTGTTCAAGCTGTTCCGCGCCGCCGACGTCTGCATCGTCAGCAGCCTGCACGACGGCATGAACCTCGTCGCCAAGGAATTCGCCGCCGCCCGCGACGACGAGCGCGGCGTGCTGGTGCTGTCGAGCTTCACCGGCGCCTCGCGCGAACTGTCCGAGGCGCTGATCGTCAATCCGTATCACGTCCACGAAACCGCGACCGCGCTCGACACCGCGCTGCGGATGCCGGAGCACGAACAGCAGGAGCGGATGCGCGCGATGCGTCAGCAGATCCGCGAGTGGAACGTGTATCGCTGGGCCGGCCGGATGCTGATCGACGCCGCCACCAGCCGCCGCCGCCAGCGCATTCTCGATCTCGCCGAGGGCTGA
- a CDS encoding BMP family ABC transporter substrate-binding protein, protein MRYSIAATVLMLATGCAGATGAAAQDKPARLKIGFVYIGSVGDGGWSYQHDQARKAIVKEFGDQVETTVLENVGAGPEAERSIEQLARAGNRLIFSTSIDYMDVTIKVAKKYPGVRFELATGTRREANVATYSARFYEGRTIEGTIAAKMSKAGVIGYVGSFPVPEVVSDINATMLAAQKINPDIKLRIVWVNSWFDPGKEADAAKALLDQGADVIMHGTDSAATMRVAQERGALAFAHNADMIKLGPKAQLTGIVADWTPYYLSRVRAALGNAWTSGATWGGLKDKMILMAPYTNMPEDVKTLAADTEAGIIDGSIRPFACPILDQDGKEVECKGGDRLDDGQVLGMNVFVKGIDDRLPEK, encoded by the coding sequence ATGAGATATTCGATTGCGGCGACGGTGCTGATGCTGGCGACCGGCTGCGCGGGCGCGACCGGCGCCGCGGCGCAGGACAAACCGGCCCGGCTCAAGATCGGCTTCGTCTATATCGGCTCGGTCGGCGACGGCGGCTGGAGCTATCAGCACGACCAGGCGCGCAAGGCGATCGTCAAGGAATTCGGCGACCAGGTCGAGACCACCGTGCTCGAGAACGTCGGCGCCGGTCCGGAGGCCGAGCGCTCGATCGAGCAGCTGGCGCGCGCCGGCAATCGGCTGATCTTCAGCACCTCGATCGACTACATGGATGTGACCATCAAGGTCGCGAAGAAATATCCCGGCGTGCGCTTCGAACTCGCCACCGGGACAAGGCGCGAGGCCAATGTCGCGACCTATTCGGCCCGGTTCTACGAGGGCCGGACCATCGAGGGCACGATCGCCGCGAAGATGTCGAAGGCCGGCGTGATCGGCTATGTCGGGTCGTTCCCGGTGCCGGAAGTCGTCTCCGATATCAACGCCACGATGCTGGCCGCGCAGAAGATCAACCCGGACATCAAGCTCCGGATCGTCTGGGTGAATTCCTGGTTCGATCCCGGCAAGGAGGCCGACGCCGCCAAGGCTCTGCTCGATCAGGGCGCCGACGTGATCATGCACGGCACCGACAGCGCCGCGACGATGCGGGTGGCCCAGGAGCGCGGCGCACTGGCCTTCGCGCACAATGCCGACATGATCAAGCTCGGCCCCAAGGCCCAGCTCACCGGCATCGTCGCCGACTGGACGCCGTATTATCTCTCCCGCGTCCGGGCCGCGCTCGGCAACGCGTGGACGTCGGGCGCCACCTGGGGCGGGCTGAAGGACAAGATGATCCTGATGGCGCCGTACACCAACATGCCGGAGGACGTGAAGACGCTCGCGGCCGACACCGAAGCCGGCATCATCGACGGTAGCATCAGGCCGTTCGCCTGCCCGATCCTCGATCAGGACGGCAAGGAGGTCGAATGCAAGGGCGGCGACCGTCTCGACGACGGCCAGGTGCTCGGGATGAATGTCTTCGTCAAGGGAATCGACGACAGGCTGCCGGAGAAGTAG
- a CDS encoding DUF2254 domain-containing protein, producing the protein MNARLRKLYDDLSDTFWLVPALLVLLGTVAAFGMIEIDRSGTVPAWLLENWLYNGGATGARTLLGAVASSTIGVAGTVFSITIAALSLAAGQMGPRLLRNFTRDRGNQITLGIFLGTFCYALIVLRSVRTADEGAFVPHLALGVGIALGFICVATLVYFVDHMASRINVDTVIGLVSDDVRRVMRGLTDDAPQPEPPPPAHWRDAEPIRDARAGYLHHLDENGLASWACEHETEIRLLVRPGDYVFPGAPIALIKPPRDGAEEAVRDATALSPTLTSSDDLRFAIRQLVEVAVRALSPGINDPHTALSVLNRLGAALCDMQPVRMKSGVVVKQGRLALVVPHLQYDELVDAMLHMIRQNAAGKPAVLIGMLEVLTQVASVERDPPRLSSVRRHADLVMGDAERDVRGPDDLADVRARYWAFVDMAEHGPLGPFKL; encoded by the coding sequence GTGAACGCACGTCTCCGCAAACTCTACGACGATCTGTCCGACACGTTCTGGCTGGTTCCGGCGCTGCTGGTGCTGCTCGGCACGGTCGCGGCGTTCGGCATGATCGAGATCGATCGCAGCGGCACGGTGCCGGCCTGGCTGCTGGAGAACTGGCTCTACAACGGCGGCGCCACCGGCGCCCGCACGCTGCTCGGCGCGGTGGCGTCGTCGACCATCGGCGTCGCCGGCACGGTGTTCTCGATCACCATCGCGGCGCTGTCGCTGGCCGCGGGGCAGATGGGGCCGCGGCTGCTGCGCAACTTCACCCGCGACCGCGGCAACCAGATCACGCTCGGCATCTTCCTCGGCACGTTCTGCTACGCGCTGATCGTGCTGCGCAGCGTCCGCACCGCCGACGAGGGCGCCTTCGTGCCGCATCTCGCGCTCGGCGTCGGCATCGCGCTGGGCTTCATCTGCGTCGCCACGCTGGTGTATTTCGTCGATCACATGGCGAGCCGGATCAATGTCGACACCGTGATCGGGCTGGTCAGCGACGACGTCCGCCGCGTGATGCGCGGACTGACCGACGACGCCCCGCAGCCGGAGCCGCCGCCGCCGGCGCATTGGCGCGACGCCGAGCCGATCCGCGACGCGCGCGCCGGCTATCTGCATCATCTCGACGAGAACGGGTTGGCGAGTTGGGCGTGCGAGCACGAGACGGAAATCCGGCTGCTGGTCCGCCCCGGCGACTACGTCTTTCCCGGCGCGCCGATCGCGCTGATCAAGCCGCCGCGCGACGGCGCGGAAGAGGCCGTCCGCGACGCGACGGCGCTCAGCCCGACGCTGACCTCGTCGGACGATCTGCGCTTCGCGATCCGGCAATTGGTCGAGGTCGCGGTGCGGGCGCTGTCGCCGGGCATCAACGACCCGCACACCGCGCTCAGCGTGCTCAACCGGCTCGGCGCCGCGCTGTGCGACATGCAGCCGGTGCGCATGAAGAGCGGCGTCGTGGTCAAACAGGGCCGCCTCGCGCTGGTGGTGCCGCATCTGCAATACGACGAGCTGGTCGACGCGATGTTGCACATGATCCGGCAGAACGCCGCCGGCAAGCCCGCGGTGCTGATCGGAATGCTCGAGGTGCTGACGCAGGTGGCGAGCGTCGAGCGCGATCCGCCGCGGCTCTCCAGCGTGCGTCGGCACGCCGACCTGGTGATGGGTGACGCCGAGCGCGACGTCCGCGGGCCGGACGATCTGGCCGACGTGCGCGCGCGGTATTGGGCGTTCGTCGACATGGCCGAACACGGCCCGCTCGGCCCGTTCAAGCTGTAG